In Pirellulales bacterium, the genomic window TTAAGCAGGTACCCGGGGGCCTGTGTCAAATGCCCGTAAACTTTCGCCACCATCGTCGGATCGGAATGCCCCAGCAAAACCGCAACTGTTAGGGCATCGACGCCACTAGTTAGCTTTCGATGTGCAAAACTGTGCCGAAACGCCGTCAGGCCATATTTCCTTTTGAGTTTCGTTTCGATGCGGACAAACGCGCAGTTGACGGCATCGGTGGTCCACGCGTTGCCGTCGCTGTTACGAAACAACTTCCCGACGGGCGCTTTGAGTGCCAGCCGGCGAACAATCAGTTCGGAGGACTCGGTCAAATAGATAATCCGGGGTGCCCGCTGCATCTTCTCGCTACTGCGGGGCAGGACGATCCGGTGATTGGCCAGGTCGAGGTGCCGCCGTTCGATCTTCAGGCATTCCGCGGCTCTGGCCCCCGTCTCCCAGGCGAATATGCACAGGTCGCGAAAGGCCTGCCGTTTGGTGGCGCCCAGGATCGCTTGGTACTCCTCGGGGGAAATGACCACTTCGCGGATGCCGCCGCGGGGTTTTTTAAAGTGGGCGATCGGAGAACGATCGATCAGTCCTTGCTCCTCGCACCACCGCAGGCAGCGCTGGATGGCGCGGCAGTAGTTCCGCTTGCTGCCGTTGGAAATTTGATAGCCGTCAATCCATTGCTGGACGTGAAACGACTTCAGTTGCGCGACCGTCAGATCCGGATAGGTCTGCACGAATCGTTCCAGCCGATATTGATACCACTCGTAGGTATCCGCGGCCCGGTGCAGCTGAACCCAGTCGAGGAACTGGTCGATCAGCACTGCCAGGGAGTCGGAGTCGGGGACGGACGATTCCACGCGAGGTGGCTCGCGCAGGATGCGCTGATACTCGTCAAAGGCCGCTTTCTTCTCGGCGCCCAGCGGGATTTGCTTGCCCCGCAACGTGACGTACCAGCCGCGGTTCTTTCGATACCAGGGTTTCGGGAACTTCATGGCGATTCCTCCAGCTATTGACCGTGATCACGCACGGGTGAGCCAGAGTGCTCGCCTTAGGGCCCCCGCCTGTTGAGCGCAGGCGGGGGCTGTTTTGTGCCAAAAGTTGTGCCACACAAATTATAGCACGACGTAAGTCTATATCCCCGACAGGATTCGAACCTGTAACCTTCGGCTTCGGAGGCCGACGCTCTATCCAGTTGAGCTACGGGGACGTGCTGTGTGCTACCTGCATTCAGGTGATCGCTCGTATTGCTGCCAATCTTACCATTCTACCCCATGCCGCGTCGATCGAATCGTTCATGCCGATGCCACGAGATGGCGCTTCAGGAAGTGTAATTATCCCAAAAAGCAGTGCCTCAGCCACCACGAGCGTTGCGTTTCCAGCCGCGCCCACTTCGAGGCAGTTGGATAGACTCCGCGTGCTGGCCAGCGCGGCACTGGTTTGGAAATGCGTCGCGGGTCGCTGCGATGGGCATTGAAACCATGTATTCTTCGATCCGGGCGCTGGGCCGATGTTGGCAAGAGAACGTAGCAGGGAAACAATTTGGCTTCAAGCCAACAAAAAATTTGCCGTAGATCGCTCCGAAACTCGCTGCCGCGCTGGAAGGACGTTTTTTCCGGGACGATCGCTTTAAGGACCGTGACTCGTCGGCATTGCCATCAAAGTTGCACTCCCAATCGCCCCATCATCAATTTAAGGTCTTCCCAAGCGTCCCCCTTAGCCGCCGGATTTCGCAAAAGATATGCTGGATGATAGGTGCAAAGGACTGGAATGCCGCGGAAATTGTGAAACGACTTGCGAAGCTTGCCAATGCTCCGGTCGGTTTGAAGCAAGGCTTGAGAAGCAACCGCGCCAAGACAGCAGATCATTTCGGGCCGAACAACATCGAACTGCCGCTCAAAAAACGTTCGACAATTAGCCACCTCATCCGGCAGAGGGTTGCGGTTGTCCGGCGGCCGGCATTTGAGAACGTTCAAAATATAGACGTCTTCCCGCTTTAGCCCGCAGGCTTGGATCATTTTCGTGAGCAGTTGCCCGGCTCGGCCGACGAATGGCTCGCCCAGACGGTCTTCGTCGGCGCCTGGGGCTTCGCCAAAGAAGCAAATTTTAGCCGACGGATTGCCTACGCCGAAGACGGTTTGGGTTCGCGTGCTGGCCAAGACCGAGCATCGAACGCAGGAGGTGACTTCTTGCCGGATCACTTCGAGCGCAGCGGTATGCTGCTCGGTCGACGCCAACGCTACAGTTGTCGGAGCATCGACCGGCAGAGGGGATTTCGGCGGCACAACGGCGGGCCTGCTCAGCTTTGCCGCGGTTGTCGCTGCATTCCGCACGGCAGTTTTATGGGGGGGCTCAAGCACTGTGACTGGCACCTCATCAGTTGGCAAGCGGGTCGCGGCCGCCGTCGGACGCGCTGCCGAAACGGCGGCTCTGCCCTTGGGCAGGTGTGTCACGCCAGCACGCTGGAGGCTCTCTAGCCGCTGCCGGATGGCGCGCGCCATCCGGTCTCGATCGTCTCCCAACAATTCGCTCATGGGTACTCCTGGCGAAGTAGAATTCGTCCAAGTATATGCCGACTTGCCCACGGCCAGAAGGGAGTGTGGAGCTTGGTCGGCGTGCTCGACGCAGTTGTCGAAGGAACGCCTCGCCCTATCGCGACATCACGTCCAAGGGCATTTTGCGCCGCCGCGAGAGAGGCACACAAAAATGAGAAATCTCTCTACACAATGCCAGCCGACCGGTCTATGATAGAGCGATTACTCTCAGCCTACGAACCTGAAGCGCACTCGAGCGCAGAGTCCCGCATTGCACAGTCTCGAGTCTTCATCGGGTTGGTTTCTGTTGCTGTAACAATTTGTCGAGGGCAACCAAGTTGAAACTTGATCTCGAATTGGAGCGCTGGTCGGTGGCCGACGCCGCCGAAATGTACGAAGTTTCCCGTTGGGGCAATGGCTACTTCTCCGTCAACGGCAACGGTCACGTCTGCGTGCATCCGACGAAGGATCCGCAGCGGTCGATCGACCTGAAGCAATTGGTCGATCGCCTGCAACTCCGCGGCATCGATCTGCCGATTCTGATTCGCTTCGCCGACATTCTCAAGCATCGTCTCGGCGAGATTCACACTGCTTTTCAAGGCGCGATCGCCGAGCACAAATATCATTGCGGTTACTGTTGCGTCTATCCGATCAAAGTGAATCAGCAACGGCAAGTGGTCGAAGAAGTGCTCGAGTTCGGTCGTCCGTATAAGTTTGGCCTGGAAGCTGGCAGCAAGCCGGAGCTACTCGCCGTGGTGGCGATGGCCACGAACGACACGCCAATCATCTGCAACGGCTTCAAAGATGCCGAGTTCATCGAAACGGCGATGCTTGCGCATAAAATCGGCCGAAATATCATTCCAGTCGTTGAGAAATACACCGAACTGGGATTGATTTTGGAGTACGCTGAAAAAATCGGCGTGCGGCCAAAGATCGGGATGCGCGTGAAGCTCGCGGCCCGTGGCGCAGGTCGCTGGCAAGCATCCGGCGGTTATCGTTCGAAGTTTGGCCTGACGGTGACGGAGATCGTCAAGGGGCTGGACGAGCTGAAAAGCCGCGGCATGGAAGACTGCTTCAAGCTGCTGCACTTCCACCTTGGCAGTCAGATTACGAACATTCGCCACATCAAGGCGGCGCTCAACGAAGCGGCGCATGTGTACACAGAGCTTGCCAGCCGCGGCGCAGGCCTGGAATATATCGACGTCGGCGGCGGATTGGGCGTGGATTATGATGGCTCGCAGACCAACTTTGAATCGAGCGTCAACTACAGTCTGCAGGAATATGCCAACGACGTCGTTTACCACATTCAGCGCGCCTGCGACGACGCCGGCGTAAAACATCCGACTATTGTTTCCGAAAGCGGTCGTGCGGTGGTGGCCTATCACAGTTGCCTGATCTTCGGCGTACTGGGTGTCGCCGAGCAGGGGCAAAATGGCGTTCCGCCGCAGGTGTCGCCCGATGTCGAGCAGCCGCTGATCGACTTGATGGAGACCTACCAGAATCTCGGTGTGCGAAATATTCTGGAGAGTTACCACGATGCCCAACAATCGCTCGACAATGCGATGACGCTGTTCAGCCAGGGTTATTTGCCGCTCGACCAGCGCGCAACGGTTGAAAACCTTTACTGGGCGATTTGCCATAAGATTCAAAAGTTGGCCCAGCAGATGGAATTCGTGCCGGAAGAATTGCAGGGGTTGGACGCGCTCCTTTCCGACACTTACTTCTGCAATTTTTCGCTCTTTCAGTCGATCCCCGATAGCTGGGCAATCAAGCAACTGTTCCCGGTGATGCCGATTCATCGCTTGAACGAACGCCCAACGCGGTATGCAGTGCTCGGCGACATCACCTGCGACAGCGACGGCACGATCGATCAATTCATCGACCGCCGCGATGTGAAGCGAACTCTGCCGCTGCATGCGTACGAAGGCAAACCGTATTACCTAGGTGCATTTTTAATCGGCGCGTATCAAGAAATCCTCGGCGATTTGCACAACCTCTTCGGCGACACGAACGCGGTGCATGTCGCAATGGACGACGCCGGCGAAGTGATTTTGCAGCACGTCATCAAGGGCGACACCGTCCGCGAAGTACTCGACTACGTCGAATTCGAGCCGGACGCGCTCATTAGCCAGCTTCGCACCGCCACCGAAGCCGCGGTGCGCGAAGGGCACATCGGTTACGAACAAGCCGGGCGGTTCTTAAAATTCTATGAAGAAGGTCTTCGCGGCTACACCTATCTCGAAGAACCAGAAGAGCGCACCCCGGCGAACATGCATTTGAACGGCAACGCGACCGCGGCGCAAACGCAGACGGCATAGCTGGCTTCATCGTCGTTCCGACTTTTATGCGCAGCGGCTGTCGCAGGATGGCCCGTGGGCGCAGCGATCGAGTGCGCGGAAATATCCGCCGATCTTGCAAGCCAGTTACCAGCTCTCTGGAATCATGTAGCCGTGGCATGTAGGCGATCGTTGCTACTCTAAATTGCCTAGCTGCTCAGCTTCCTCACAGACGACTTTATGCCGCGCCATTGACCGAGCGGTACAATTACAACGGAACCCGCGCCAGCGGCAACGTTGCGGCTGATGGTCACCGCTTCTCCGTTGGCAACATTCAACCCAGAACAGCATCAACCTGAAGGAGGGCTACGATGTCGGACATTCACCTTACGATTTCGCCAGATCAACGTAATTTGCTGGTGAAGTTGCTCACCAGTGCCGTCAAGAAAAAGCGGGTCGAAGTGCATCGCACCGAGTTTTCCCGAGATTATCGACACGAACTCGAAGCCGAGGAATCTCAGTTGGAGAGTTTGCTCGAACAACTCTCGAATTCGACACTCGCCGAGTCGCCAAGTACGTGAAGGCGGCCAGCGGCCCTGTGACGAGCGATGGCGGCTTTTGCCGTGCGAATGCATCCTCGATTGTGAATCGAGTTGGTATCATAGCATCATGCCAGAGTTACCCGAAGTAGAAACCATGTGTCGCGGCATTCGGCCCATTGTCGGCCGCCGCGCATTGTCGGTCCAGCGTCCAAAGTGCGCTCGACGCCCGATTGCGATCATGCCGCGGATCGATTGCATTCGCCGGCGAATCGAAGGAAAGTACGTGTCGCAGATTGAGCGCGTCGGTAAGCGGGTGGTGATTTGGTTTTCGGACGCTGGAAGCGAGAAAGGACCAAGCCGCACAAAGGCGACATCGGCGGTTGTCGCAAGACTGCCCCAAGTGGAAGCACTCGTCATTGAGCCGCGGATGACGGGATTGGTGCTACTTTCCTCCCCGCCCACGCGAGAGCATCTGCGGCTGCGATTGAGCTTTGGTCCAAAACCTTCGCCAGATCTTTGGTTCTGGGACCGCCGCGGCTTGGGCACGGTGACGCTTTATACGGCAGGAGAATTTGAAGCGAAATTCCGCGGCTGCGATTCGTCGCTCGGTCCGGACGCGCTGAGTGTCTCCGCCGAGCAATTTCGCGAGCGGCTCGGTCGCAGCCGCCGAGCGATCAAAGTCGCCCTGCTGGATCAAAAAGCGGTTGCTGGCGTCGGCAATTTGTATGCTTCGGAAATATTGCATCTGGCGAGCATTCATCCTGCGGCCTGCTGCCAGCGCCTTCGTAAACACGCCTGGCAGCGACTGCATGCCGCGTTGATCGAGGTGCTACAAGCCGCAATTCAGTACGAAGGTTCGACATTGTCGGACGGCACCTATCGCACGGCGTTGAATCAAAACGGCGGCTATCAAAATCACCATCGTGTATACGATCGTGCTGGCCAACCATGTCGCCGGTGCGCCGGCCAGATCCGGCGAATCGTCCAAGCACAGCGATCGACCTTTTTTTGCCCGAACTGTCAGCGTTGCGCACCAGCGTGATTTGCAAGAAGTGCTCGTCGAACGCCTGCATTTCCGCACCGTATCAACCATGCCGCACATCAGGCGCACACGCCTGACCGACCGCGCACGAAATCTCGCCGGAAGCAGCTTGCGGCTCAGTTGGAAAGGTAGCGGCGACGGTTTCAGTCACAAGATGCGTCCGTCGGCAGAGCGGCTGATCGTCGCTACCCAGTTTTCCAAAGATTTGCATCCTGGTGCAATCTACGGTCTAATAATGCCAGCGTCGTTGGCAACCAAATCGTAGCGCTAGCGATTCATCTCCCGCTAACGCATCCCTCGCCAGGATCAAGGAGCATGGATTATGGATCCGCACTATCGCAATTGCCCCGATTGCCAATCGGGCTTCGATTTCCTCAGCCGTCGCGACTTTATCAAGGCCGCGGGGGCGACAGCCGTTGCCGCGGGCGCATTGGGCTTGTCCAAGGTCGTCGTCCGCGCCGCCGACCAGCCAATCAAAGCTCCAGAAACGCTCGTCAAGCAACTTTATAATTCGCTCAGCGATTCGCAGCGAAAAGCAATTGCGTTCGATTGGGACTTCGTGGAAACCGCCGAAACGCTTAAGCTACAGCAGCGCCAAGGCCGACCGCGCGGTTTGTTGCGTACGCGCGTTGCCAACAATTGGCAGATCACCGAACACAGCATCGGTACTGATTTTTACACCACAGATCAGCAGGAATTGATTCGCGCGATTTATGAAGGTCTGTTCAATCCCGAGTGGGTCAATAAGCTCGATAAACAACTCGAAGACGACGCCGGAGGATACGGCAACGAGCAAAGCATCGCGCTGTTCGGCAAGCCGGGCGAAGGGAAGTTCGAATTGGTGATGACCGGCCGGCACCTGACCGCGCGAGTCGATGGCAACAGTATCGACCACATGGCGTTTGGCGGACCGATCTTCCACGGGCACGCCGCCCAAGGATTCAATGAGAAGCCGGACCATCCTGGCAACATTTTCTGGCCGCAAGCGCTGGAAGCGAACAAGGTCTACGAAATGCTAGATGGAAAACAGCGCACGTCGGCATTGGTCGCCAAGTTGCCGCGCGAGCAGGCCGTCGATTTCCGCGGCGCAACGCGGGAATTTCCTGGAATTCCAGTGACAGAATTGAGCGCTGACCAGCGCGAGCAACTTCAAAAGGCGATGAAACTAATGCTTGCGCCATACCGCGAGGCCGATCAAGAGGAAGTGATCGCCTGCCTGGTTAAGCAAGGCGGACTCGACCAATGTTCGCTGGCATATTACCAAGCGCAGGATCTTGGCGACGATCAGGTGTGGGACAACTGGCGGCTGGA contains:
- a CDS encoding tyrosine-type recombinase/integrase, giving the protein MKFPKPWYRKNRGWYVTLRGKQIPLGAEKKAAFDEYQRILREPPRVESSVPDSDSLAVLIDQFLDWVQLHRAADTYEWYQYRLERFVQTYPDLTVAQLKSFHVQQWIDGYQISNGSKRNYCRAIQRCLRWCEEQGLIDRSPIAHFKKPRGGIREVVISPEEYQAILGATKRQAFRDLCIFAWETGARAAECLKIERRHLDLANHRIVLPRSSEKMQRAPRIIYLTESSELIVRRLALKAPVGKLFRNSDGNAWTTDAVNCAFVRIETKLKRKYGLTAFRHSFAHRKLTSGVDALTVAVLLGHSDPTMVAKVYGHLTQAPGYLLKALRA
- a CDS encoding uracil-DNA glycosylase, coding for MSELLGDDRDRMARAIRQRLESLQRAGVTHLPKGRAAVSAARPTAAATRLPTDEVPVTVLEPPHKTAVRNAATTAAKLSRPAVVPPKSPLPVDAPTTVALASTEQHTAALEVIRQEVTSCVRCSVLASTRTQTVFGVGNPSAKICFFGEAPGADEDRLGEPFVGRAGQLLTKMIQACGLKREDVYILNVLKCRPPDNRNPLPDEVANCRTFFERQFDVVRPEMICCLGAVASQALLQTDRSIGKLRKSFHNFRGIPVLCTYHPAYLLRNPAAKGDAWEDLKLMMGRLGVQL
- the speA gene encoding biosynthetic arginine decarboxylase yields the protein MYEVSRWGNGYFSVNGNGHVCVHPTKDPQRSIDLKQLVDRLQLRGIDLPILIRFADILKHRLGEIHTAFQGAIAEHKYHCGYCCVYPIKVNQQRQVVEEVLEFGRPYKFGLEAGSKPELLAVVAMATNDTPIICNGFKDAEFIETAMLAHKIGRNIIPVVEKYTELGLILEYAEKIGVRPKIGMRVKLAARGAGRWQASGGYRSKFGLTVTEIVKGLDELKSRGMEDCFKLLHFHLGSQITNIRHIKAALNEAAHVYTELASRGAGLEYIDVGGGLGVDYDGSQTNFESSVNYSLQEYANDVVYHIQRACDDAGVKHPTIVSESGRAVVAYHSCLIFGVLGVAEQGQNGVPPQVSPDVEQPLIDLMETYQNLGVRNILESYHDAQQSLDNAMTLFSQGYLPLDQRATVENLYWAICHKIQKLAQQMEFVPEELQGLDALLSDTYFCNFSLFQSIPDSWAIKQLFPVMPIHRLNERPTRYAVLGDITCDSDGTIDQFIDRRDVKRTLPLHAYEGKPYYLGAFLIGAYQEILGDLHNLFGDTNAVHVAMDDAGEVILQHVIKGDTVREVLDYVEFEPDALISQLRTATEAAVREGHIGYEQAGRFLKFYEEGLRGYTYLEEPEERTPANMHLNGNATAAQTQTA
- a CDS encoding formamidopyrimidine-DNA glycosylase, whose amino-acid sequence is MPELPEVETMCRGIRPIVGRRALSVQRPKCARRPIAIMPRIDCIRRRIEGKYVSQIERVGKRVVIWFSDAGSEKGPSRTKATSAVVARLPQVEALVIEPRMTGLVLLSSPPTREHLRLRLSFGPKPSPDLWFWDRRGLGTVTLYTAGEFEAKFRGCDSSLGPDALSVSAEQFRERLGRSRRAIKVALLDQKAVAGVGNLYASEILHLASIHPAACCQRLRKHAWQRLHAALIEVLQAAIQYEGSTLSDGTYRTALNQNGGYQNHHRVYDRAGQPCRRCAGQIRRIVQAQRSTFFCPNCQRCAPA
- a CDS encoding DUF3500 domain-containing protein; translation: MDPHYRNCPDCQSGFDFLSRRDFIKAAGATAVAAGALGLSKVVVRAADQPIKAPETLVKQLYNSLSDSQRKAIAFDWDFVETAETLKLQQRQGRPRGLLRTRVANNWQITEHSIGTDFYTTDQQELIRAIYEGLFNPEWVNKLDKQLEDDAGGYGNEQSIALFGKPGEGKFELVMTGRHLTARVDGNSIDHMAFGGPIFHGHAAQGFNEKPDHPGNIFWPQALEANKVYEMLDGKQRTSALVAKLPREQAVDFRGATREFPGIPVTELSADQREQLQKAMKLMLAPYREADQEEVIACLVKQGGLDQCSLAYYQAQDLGDDQVWDNWRLEGPAFVWYFRGSPHVHLWIHIGDDPGVKLNA